In the Leishmania major strain Friedlin complete genome, chromosome 16 genome, GTGGAAAAAGTCACGGGCTCGTAGCACTGAGGGCAGCATGCATTCGTGGAAGAGGTAGAAGCCCATCCACTCTGACACTACaagcgccacgccgccgtggaggcggACGCACGGGTGTTCGTTCAGAAATGCctcgacgccggcagcgacaagTTCCTCGACCGTGGATGCGATGACGGTGACGCGGTCAGACAGACCGTTGTCAGCAAAAATGCGTTGTTGCAGCTTTGCCAGGGACGATGCCTCAAGAGAGAGTACGTGCGCGGCACCTGATTGGGCTGCCCAGCAGGACAAGATGCCTGAGCCGGAGCCCacatccaccaccaccttgcCCTCAACAACAGACCTGTCAGTGAGGAGGGCCTTGTAGAAGTCCATGCGCGGACGATCGCGAAGCATCACCTTGTGGACGCTGAGGTCCGCGTAGCTCTCAAAGTATTGATCATCCttggaggcgctggaggcgtaGTCCTCTTGATGCTGCATGCGGCCCGCGAAGAAAAGGCGGCGGCTGAGGTGGAAAAGGAAGGGCACAGGCCCCCGCGGTAGGAGGGAAGGGCGGAGAGGAACGGCGTAGCACAGCAACGGCGAGAAACACGTAGAAAAGAAGGAtgaagaaggcgagggagagatACAGAAAGAGTATGGCATTCCCGTAGTACCATCCGCTCCACACCGGCGGAAAAGAACAAGCATGTGCGCCTGGCAACACTggcggaagaagaggggggacTGCTGGGCTTCACTGACCACTCCTGGTTCTGACGACGGTTTGGTGCTGCTTTCGAGGGCAAGGCAGACAACAGACAAGGACCCGAATCACACGGTAGCGGCCGTATTCTTTACTCGCGACGGTGGAAACAGAAAACTCGTTTAGGATGCGGTGGCGCCTCTCCTCATGGCTTGCGTGGATACGGCACCCAGCCAGCCTTACCTCCTGTGCAGCTTCCGtcagaagggggaggggagggcgctACGCTGCGCAGTGTGCCCAGAACGGCGagagcacacgcaccaaCAGAACAAGGTGGATTATGGCTGCCGTCGGGTTCAGAAGGGGGAGAAAGCAGCAGCCCGCCACTTGGGCCAGATACACAAGTACGCGGAGCTTACAAATGctgggtggggggggggcgcaaAGTCATGTTGCCGCTTTCTCCttcttctttgttgttgtgcgtGCTTACTCGATCTGGAAGATGGATGCGACGCCCTTGGAGAGCTTGCGAACGCGCTGGAAGAGCTGACACGCCCGCTCCGCATCTCCGTGGCTTTCGGCCAGGCGCGCCTCCTGGTACGCCTTGAACGCCTTCTCATCTGCCTCCGAAGTGAAAATGGTGGGCGTACGGTGGTAGAGCAGGTCTGCGCGACAGATGTACTTGTGCCCTTCCAGCACCGGCGCCCCTTCGTGTAGCAGGTTGTAGTAGAAAAATGCGGCTGAGCCCTTCTTGGGGTACACGGCTCCCACCCGTTGCGTCGCGTTGCCGCGGTACTGGTTCTCCTTCTCGTCCAGGTACATGACGTTGCACTGCTCACCCGCAAAGATAAAGGTCTCTCCGCCATGCAAGCAGTCATTGAGGTAGATGAGCAGCGTGTAGAAGGAGCGGGTATTGAGGTCCAAAATGGTGGCACCGTCCACGTGGGGCATAAAGTGGCCACCAGGGTGGTAGCGGCCGAAGAGAAGATTTTCGGAGAGGGCGTGGGGCACCCACGTGCCGGCGAGCTCACGCTCAAAGAGCTCTTCGGCGTTCGGCATATCTTCTGAAAAACACTTCGGCTTGAGAGAGACGACACGGGCAATGCGCTCGTACAGCTTCGCCGAGAGGTGCGGAAAGTTCGCCTCGATGGTGTCCACGACGCGCACCGCTTTAGAGCCGCTGTCGCACGTAGCTTCTCCGTCGGCGTCGTGGTGGTTCTTCTGGAGCCAGAAAGTGTAGCCCACCTTCTCGCAGGCCGCGACGAGTTGGTCGCACTCCTCGTGCGTCAAAAAGTTCTCGAGCACTATGCAGTCGGCCTTACCGTCGCCTACGGACACCATCGTGGGCGTCGGGAACTCGGTCACATGGTCCAATACATGGTCGATGATCTCCTTGTTGAGGGGCTCCCCCTTCTCTATGATGTTGTTGTAGCTGAACATCACTGCATGCTCATGTGCCCTACACAATGCAGAGACGAAGCACGCACGTGGGCGccggcaggcaggcaggcaggcaggcaggtgGGAAGGGTGCACGCCCTGCTGCACACAACAGGAGTGGGTGCAAGGGAAAGCACAGGACGCAATCGAGAGAACGTGAGAAGGGGAAACGCAGAAGCGGTGTGAAGTTAGcggaaggagaagagacaCGAGTGCGGCGTGGCCTCCACGTCTGTGGCTCATCATCTCAGGGCAGCGCCTCAAGGTCCGCGTAACAAGGCATCGCCTTCTTCCTTTTGCCCGCGTTTCGTCCGAGACGACACTCACGGCAGATGCGGGAATCCTTGACACGAGGATACGAGTGTCGGAAGGAAGAAGAGCCGCTCTCATGTCTTGGCGACTCGCATGCACTTCGTTAGCGTTTGCCTCGCGTGTGTGGACGGTGTTTGACCCCTTCATAGCGGCGTTATACGAAAAGAGAGATCAGGACGGCCGCCGTTAAAACTGGTGTGCTCGCACCGAGGGGTCGGAGACACCCGAAGTGCTGGTCTTTGGGAGCTAATCCAAAAGAAGTGCACGCACCGCAAGACGTGGGTGGAACcacgccttctcctcctcgccctgcGGTGCCTCACACATGGATATTGCGGCGCGCTTGGCGAGCTTTAGAAGCTTCTCGTCCTGCGTGATGTAATTCCGGAGGGTGGAGGTAATAGGGGCAAAGGGCGGGAGGGTGTACTCTTCCAGCGCGCTGTGCTTGCCAAGCTCCGCCACGTAGGCACGACGTTCTTCTGGGAGCGAGTCAGCGCTGATGCAAGGCGCGTGGAGCTGTGCTGTAGGTTTTTTGGTGTTGGTGACGGTGTGGAAGCGTGTGCTGTCCATCTTGCGCTCGCGGGCGGACTCCATCGGCGTCGAGTCGGCGTTGCAGGGAAGGAGCAGAATGCTGCTTCCCTTCATGCCCATGCGGCCCACGCGCCCGACGCGGTGGATGTACGACTGCACCGTGGCCGGTGGCTCAAAGTGGTACACATAGTCGACATCCCGCACATCGAGGCCGAAGGCGGCGACATCGGTGCAGAGGAGAACGGCGCCCGTGCCCATGCTCACGGTGCCGTCGCGCTTCCAGCCGCTCGTAAACACCTGGTTCTTTTTCTCTGCGTCTGAGATGGCTTTCTTCGGCTTGCGGGCCTCGTTGCTGCGACTCACGTGGGTGAGGAACTGGTTGTACTGATCGATGCGGGCACTTTCCGTCATGCCCTCGTACATCACAAACACCTTCGGTATGTACAGCAGTGGGCGTGTGCCCTGGCACAGGACATAGAAAAGCCTCTGCACGAACAGAAGAACACGAAAGTTGTTGAAGAAGACAAAGTGCTTCTTCGATGCGTGCAGGTTCATGAGCTGGACGAAATACGGCAGAAAGTTGGCGGCATCGCACACGACGAAACGGTTGCTCAGCTGTGAGACAAAGTCGTCGTTGGACCGCagcgcaagcgtgtgcaaGGTGCTAGCACACTCCGCGCAGACCTTCTCGGCATACACCTTCAGCGAAGGCGAGGTGGCGACAGTGGCCCCGACAAACGCAAAGTCCATCCACAGCCGCGCGCCGGCCGGCCCGGTCTCCTTCTCGGGCACAGGCCGCTTCTTTGCGGCTGActtgcggcggcgcggcgacgggcTCACAGGGTCACGGGTACGCCCATAGGCAGCCACAAACTGCTGCACCGTGTTGCGCATGTCGGGGGAGTTGTAGAGAAGGTCTGCCTCGTCAAGGACGACAACGAACCGCGCCTCGGATGTGGAGTAGAAGCGTACACTATCACGAGAGATACTGCCCTTCTCCGCATCCGTGTTTGCTTGCGCTCTGCGAGAAACGTAACGTTGCTGCATCGCCTCATCTTGCGGCGCCGGGAAATCCGCGCTGTCGTCACTGGACGGGTTGAGTGGCGTCCTTTGAGCCTCTTCCAGCATCGGAAGCAGCTGGTCAAAGTCTTTGGGGGTCGTGACGAGAATCGTGCCCGCACCACgggcgccgcgctggaggtgctgcagtacTGCCGCAGGCTTCTGGACAACGCCGTCGCAGAGGACGAACTGGATGTTGAAGGGGTAGCGAGCCGCCAGGCTGCGGCCGACCACGAATGTCTGCTCAGCCAgcgtgcgcgacggcgagAAGATGACGCCGAGCACGTAACGAAACAGGGGTGGTCGCTGATGCAACGCTACATACGTTTCGCAAGATCGTACACACCGCTCCATGATGGGAAGAAGAAACGCGAGGGTCTTACCACTTCCTGTTGGCGCCTCGACGACAGCGCTTGTACCTGCTTGCGTGAGGACGCGTAGCGCGAGCGCCTGCACGGGGGTGGCGtgagaaaagaagaagacATTCTTCAAGGCGAAGATGGATGCCTTGTGCAGCTCCGGTCGAACATCCTCCCACGGCAGCTCCAACGCATCATCGTGCCAGGCCTTCTCCTCCGGCTCCCATGTGCGCCGAACACGCTTGGCAGTGAGGGCAGTGAGTGACATAACAACAGCACTGAGCGTCGAGTGGCGCGCAGATGGACGTTGTGCCTTAAGGGGAGCccggggaggggagggggggggggggcaacaAGGAACAAGACGGCAAATGTCACCGTGTGAGCGATCGAAAGGAGTGTGGGCAAGCCGCCCAGGCGCGAGGGCCAAAGACAAACCCGACAAAGCAGAGAAAAGACGAGACGAGGACACGTGATCACAGAAAAAGAGTGAAAgtgtggagagagagagaatccacgcacgcgcactgaCAAGTTCATGTACCTGGGTAGCAAGTGAAACGGATAAACTTACGTGACAGTCGCACGAGCAGGTAAGGTACATCGGCAACCGGCACTGCGCTCTGGAGGCGCAGCCCACGGAGAGGGTGAGAAAGTCAGacgcgacggtggcgctgtgACAGCTCTGGTCCCTGCCGCATGCGCAGGGATACCGCCTACCCGTCTCTTGTGTCGACAACGCTTCCAGCCATGCCGAGGATGCGTCTAACGGCTCTATCTCTCCCCCCTGTTCCATTCGTGTCGGACTTGGCACACCATGCGTCAGGTGTAGGAGAAACGTAAGCGCAACGACAAGCAGAAAAGGATGAGCACAAAGACGTACACAGCCAGCCTCTGTACGAGGAAAATGAGATGGACATGGGTGGAAAGGGGCATACACTGCATCACCCCTACGTCCGCCGCCTTCACTCCCCTTCGCTGTAGTGGACTTCCTTGTCCTGGCACATGCCCGCGTGCATGGTACACCTCCTTCTTGCAACGGATGCGCACCAACAGCGGTTGTGCTTGGCTGGGCAGAGGTGAGGAGATGTTAGGTGACGGAACAATGTCATCCGTCACGTCTGACCCCAGTACTGTCTGTGCGTTCCTCTTTTGACACCAATCCTGCCCACCAGCATGCGggtgcgccgcgcaccggcgcGAGGCCGGCATAGAAAAGGATGGCCATGTCAATGCCATCCTACCCCTTCGTGGACTTGTCAAACGTCCGCTTGAGGGCTTCGTACTTGTGTAGGTCTGCCTTCGTCACAGAGGGCTTCAGCTGCGCTCGAGCACGGAGGAAGTGTTGCATGCAGACCGTTATCGGcttccgctcctcctcggccgctgctgtcgcaggtgGGGGTGCAGCATCAGGAGTGCTAGCAGCCGCGGTCTCCGCTAACGCATGAGTCGTGATCTGCTGTTGCACTTCCTCTAGGGCGTCCTCAACGGCAAACATCATGGCGTCCGAGCAGAGAGCGAAGAAGTCGGCACCGGTGTACACAAAGTCCAGTGGTTCCAGCACTGCCGAGAGATCCACGTCGGCGCTCATGTCGAACTTGCGGGTCAGAGCCTTGAGCGCAAAGAGCTGCTCCTCGCGCGTAGACGGGATACCGAGGTAGCACAATCGATCAAAGCGGCCCGGGCGCAGGAGTGCGGGATCGAGCAGGTCTGGTCGATTCGTCGCTCCAATGATGAACACGTCTCCACTTGCCGTGCCGTCCGAGCGCTTCTGGCCAACGCCGTCCACCTCCACCAGGAGCTGCGATACAATGCGGTCCatgacgccgccggcgtcgcccTTCGCGCCACGCGCGGGCGCCAGGGCATCGATCTCGTCGAAGAAAACAATGCACGGCGAGTTGTCGCGCGCCCGCTGAAAGAGAAGGCGAATGTTCCTCTCACTCTCACCAACATACTGGTTAATCAGCTCCGGACCCTTTACAGATATAAAGTTCATGCCCATCTCTGTGGCGACAGCCTTCGCCAGAAGCGTCTTCCCGCAGCCGGGGGGGCCGTAAAAGAGAACCCCGGTGCGCTTCTTCATGCCCTTCTCGAACACCTCAGGGTGTAGGATGGGGAGCTGAATCATCTCCCGCAACTCCCGCTTGGCTTCCTCCAGGCCGCCCACGTCGCCCCAGCGAACGGGCTGCAGCTTGGTGGAGACCATGCTGTACCCGTGCGACTTGAGGTAGGACTGCACCACGGACTCGCACGAGACGTCGCTGACGACCGCCAATGCCTCTCCGGTGCACCGCGCGCActgcgctgcatcgcggACGCACGCCTCCACAAGCGACAATATGTCGGCATACGTCAGACCTACCGTCCAGCCCGCGAGCGTCTTGGGTGACAGAAGAACGCTCGCATGCACACGATGGTGCGCGCAGctccactgcagcagcggcgcaatGAACGCTGCTCGGTCCTCCTCGGATGGGTTGCCGCACTCCAGCACACCGTCTGCGTTGGTGGCACGAGCTGCGATCATGGGTGGCACAGCGTCAATCGACTCGCacagaagaaagaggaggcgaggTCCGGGAGGTGGACCTCCGGCAACCGTCGCTcgggcgccgctgctcaacTCATCAAGCACCGATAAGAAGTGCGGACACAGGTCCGCGATTGTGTGCGCGTTGTGGAGAATCAGTACCGTCGCCGCACCACATCGCTCGCCGAGAAATGTCCGGGTTAAcgtctccagctccgcctcctccatcgcctccgtgGAGGCAAGGAGACAGGGAAGGCCAAACGCCGCGACAGCGCACTCGACAAACTCGCGCGGCAGGTTCTCCTTTACTCCTCGGACAACAAAAGTGTGCACGTCGCCCTCCAGCGATGGCGTCACAACACGGCGCAGCTCACGACAGAGGCGAGCGTACACCTGGACATCGGCAAGCCCGTGTGCTGGCGATGGAGCCCAGACCGGTGTGGGTTCCCAAACGTGGCTGTTTCGCTGGTGCACGAGCGCCACCTCGACGGCgtctgcctcgccgccgcagtTGCGGAGAACACCAAATGGCACTGCAGTGCCACTCCTCTCCAGACGCGCCACGCGCACGGCGAGAAGGTGGCGGCAGGAGGCGTTTTCATCCACCCACGTTCCACTCCATTTGCGGACCTTGTGGGacagcacacgcgccacacTCTCTAACACATCAACGCCCTCCAGTCGCTGCGCCACTGCGTGGAGCGTGTCCTTTTCAAGGTAGAGTACGTCGCCGGTGCTGACGAGGCGTCCCTCCCAGGCGGCAgctgaggcggcgccgaAGAGTGCGCACAAGTCAGGGTAGTGGAGTCCGTACAGCTCTGTCAGAGCCGCGTCGTTCACAGCAGGACACAAAACGATCTTCGTGAGagcgtgcgtctgtgcggcgGCCGATGTGTGAAGAAGCTCTCCGGAATCATCTTCTACAGGCTGAAAGGCATCCACAGGAAGGTACAACACCGTGTTCGAGTAGTCGACCGCCTGTGCGGACGACATCAACACCTGTGACGGATGGCTGTAGAAGGCGGCGCGCACGTTGCGGAAGAGCTCGGGGCCCACCGTCATCATCGTGCCGGAGGACGAGTCCGTGGGCGTGGACCTCAACTCATTCACCACAAACACGCAGTtgtggcagccgccgctcacCTTCACGATggcctcgtcgtcgaggaGCAAGTTCTCGAGCGTGCGTGGTGTGGCGAGCGCCGTCGAGCCACGGAGGCTGTTGTCCAGACGCACAGCTACACACGCGGCCGGGGCGTCATCGTGGTAGGCTTCTCCCGCGACGTCCCTGTCCGCTGTCTCACCAACAATgggagcgggagggagaACCACCATTGTGACTGCCGTGTCAGCGCTTAGGCTGCAGTGGGTGGACGGGAGCAGGTCCACGACATGCAGGGAAGGGTAGGCGTCTGTGCCGGTGACAATCTGATGCAGGTGCAGACTCGTGTGGTTCTGCGCAATCTCCGACTGCAGCGAGTACGTCCCTGGCGGCTTACCCATCACCGCCTTGTACCCCTCGTCTGTCAGTGCGCGAAAGATGCAGCGCGTCATGGGCAAGTAGGCGGTACTCGGGGTCATTGTGTGTGCTATCGCGTGTGATAGCGATGGAGAGCAGCAACACGGCAAGGAACGCCGTCAGAACACGTGGTGGAGAATGGCGGAGTCCGtcgcgccaccagcgccaaaGAAAAGCAGATCGCTGAAGGCAGCCCGAAAAAtgagaagagcagcggctCAGAAgacgagaagaggagagggaggtcGGAGTCGGAAGGAATAAAGAAGGTGTGTGGAGGCCGACAGCTGTGACCTTCTGGAGGGTGGAGCGCGTGCGAtggatagagagagagagagagatgagagatctagcagcagcagggcagAGAAATGCGACAATGCTGTAGAGCGTCTCGCCAGGCGGTGCAGTCCCACATTACTGGATCACCGCGGTGTTTGAAACCATCGCGGCTGTCaggtgttgtgtgtgtgtgtgtgtgtgtggggggggggggggtactCTCTTCTCATTTTTGCTTTTGATTCTCAGTGCTGCCGTCGACCGTGGCAGttggcggtgcgccgcatgAACGGGCACACAACGTCTGTGCCGCATCGTCCCTCCCTTGTTCAGCTGCACACCGCCGGACTCAGCGAGGTTTGGCCCTCATTTGGTGCTGCATACGCGCCGTGGAAGAGAAATGGGCTGGTTCGCCGTTGGAGTGGCAGCTTTCCCGCGTCGAGGAGGTCGAAGAAATTGCCGCAGACGGTGAGTACAGCGACAAGATACCCCTGTCGGACGC is a window encoding:
- a CDS encoding putative peroxisome assembly protein, with the protein product MTPSTAYLPMTRCIFRALTDEGYKAVMGKPPGTYSLQSEIAQNHTSLHLHQIVTGTDAYPSLHVVDLLPSTHCSLSADTAVTMVVLPPAPIVGETADRDVAGEAYHDDAPAACVAVRLDNSLRGSTALATPRTLENLLLDDEAIVKVSGGCHNCVFVVNELRSTPTDSSSGTMMTVGPELFRNVRAAFYSHPSQVLMSSAQAVDYSNTVLYLPVDAFQPVEDDSGELLHTSAAAQTHALTKIVLCPAVNDAALTELYGLHYPDLCALFGAASAAAWEGRLVSTGDVLYLEKDTLHAVAQRLEGVDVLESVARVLSHKVRKWSGTWVDENASCRHLLAVRVARLERSGTAVPFGVLRNCGGEADAVEVALVHQRNSHVWEPTPVWAPSPAHGLADVQVYARLCRELRRVVTPSLEGDVHTFVVRGVKENLPREFVECAVAAFGLPCLLASTEAMEEAELETLTRTFLGERCGAATVLILHNAHTIADLCPHFLSVLDELSSGARATVAGGPPPGPRLLFLLCESIDAVPPMIAARATNADGVLECGNPSEEDRAAFIAPLLQWSCAHHRVHASVLLSPKTLAGWTVGLTYADILSLVEACVRDAAQCARCTGEALAVVSDVSCESVVQSYLKSHGYSMVSTKLQPVRWGDVGGLEEAKRELREMIQLPILHPEVFEKGMKKRTGVLFYGPPGCGKTLLAKAVATEMGMNFISVKGPELINQYVGESERNIRLLFQRARDNSPCIVFFDEIDALAPARGAKGDAGGVMDRIVSQLLVEVDGVGQKRSDGTASGDVFIIGATNRPDLLDPALLRPGRFDRLCYLGIPSTREEQLFALKALTRKFDMSADVDLSAVLEPLDFVYTGADFFALCSDAMMFAVEDALEEVQQQITTHALAETAAASTPDAAPPPATAAAEEERKPITVCMQHFLRARAQLKPSVTKADLHKYEALKRTFDKSTKG